The genomic region AATGCCGCCTGCGCTGGAGATCGCCCGCTCCAGCCCCTGCATGCCGGTCAGCTTGACGGGCAAGGCCTTGATGCGCTCGGCGAGCTGTTGCGGCCCACGCGGCACTGCACCCGTCTCGCGCAGGAGCGCGGCAGAAAGCGGTGACAGGCGGGCCTGCTTTCGCAGCGTGTTGGCAAGCGACTGACCGGGCCTGGCCGAGGCGAGGCGCGCCGCCAGCGCGTCTCCGGCGATGTCCGGTGCCAGATCGAGCACCAGCTCGGCCCTTCCCTCAGCCTCGATCGCCGCGCGCAAAGACGCGCTCAGCGCGTAGATGGCCCCGCCTTCGATGCCATAGGCCGTGATCATGGCCTCGCCGCGCATCATGCGGCCCTGATGGGTGAAGTTGGCGGCTTTCAGCGGCTGCCCCGCAAAACGCGCCTTGAACACATCAGACCAGCCTGCATTGAACCCTGCATTGGCGGGCGCAAAAGGCGTGATCTCCACTCCGCGCTCAGCAAGCCAGCCTGTCCACTCGCCCCTGGACCCCAGACGCGGCCAGCTGGCCCCGCCAAGGGCGAGGATCACCGCAGCGGCCTCGATTGCCCGCTCAACGTCCTCCGGTCCGGAAACAAGAAGGCGCCCGGCATCGTCAAAACCGCGCCACTCATGGCGGGTGTGGATGGTGACGCCCAGCCCGTCCAGCCGGGCCAGCCAGGCGCGCAGAAGCGGGGAGGCTTTCATGGATTTTGGAAACACCCGCCCGCTGGACCCGGTGAACGTCTTCTGCCCCAGCCCTTCGCACCACGCGGCAAGCTCCGACGGAGGGAAAGCGCAGATCGACGGCTCCAGCCACTCCCTTGCCGCGCCATAGCGCTGCAGAAACGTGTCCAGCGGCTCGGAGTGGGTGAGGTTCAGCCCGCCCCTGCCCGCCATCAGGAATTTGCGCGCCACGCTCGGCATGCGCTCGTACACATCAACGGCGAAGCCTTCGCCTGCCAGCTTTTCAGCGGCTATCAGGCCCGCAGGCCCCGCCCCGATAATGGCAACGCGCTGGCTCATCCTTCAGGCTTGTCGAAGCGCCCGCCCCGGCCTTCACCGTCTGAAAAGCGTGTGGCGCCCTCCACCGTCTCGCCGCTCTGGAGGGTTTTCTCACCCCATGCGAACTCGGCAGCGAGGGCCTGTTCCTCGGTGAGGCTCCACTGGGTGAGCGTGCTCATCCGGTCGTTACGCAGGCAGGTTTGCGGGAAGGCGGCGATCTCGCGGGCGAGCGTAAGCGCAGCCTCCAGCGCCTCGCCGGGCTCTGCCAGCCGG from Glycocaulis abyssi harbors:
- a CDS encoding TIGR03862 family flavoprotein, whose translation is MSQRVAIIGAGPAGLIAAEKLAGEGFAVDVYERMPSVARKFLMAGRGGLNLTHSEPLDTFLQRYGAAREWLEPSICAFPPSELAAWCEGLGQKTFTGSSGRVFPKSMKASPLLRAWLARLDGLGVTIHTRHEWRGFDDAGRLLVSGPEDVERAIEAAAVILALGGASWPRLGSRGEWTGWLAERGVEITPFAPANAGFNAGWSDVFKARFAGQPLKAANFTHQGRMMRGEAMITAYGIEGGAIYALSASLRAAIEAEGRAELVLDLAPDIAGDALAARLASARPGQSLANTLRKQARLSPLSAALLRETGAVPRGPQQLAERIKALPVKLTGMQGLERAISSAGGIARSAVDGNFMLKTMPGVFAAGEMLDWEAPTGGYLLQASFATGIAAARGVTEWFDGMKA